In Vanacampus margaritifer isolate UIUO_Vmar chromosome 18, RoL_Vmar_1.0, whole genome shotgun sequence, a genomic segment contains:
- the gucy2cb gene encoding guanylyl cyclase C has protein sequence MGHFQRERPNPAKMALGRWFLWLCTLGTLMASHHGIQQCLRGVSMNVILLDDEESPWSLKFVRGQILKALKSESLINLADNTNFNFTVKFGGFNTTYYQKRGCHSSACEGVAELKNLMHSNSLGCAVLGPTCTYATFPLVDAEKGLKLSTPIISAGSFGTACDNTLNLQRLLPPARKISDFFVHFWKDEKPLKPMWETAYVYKLHTSTEDCFWYINALESAPDMFAQKVDRTMLRKPEDLKTVLSLGRNRTSNLFIMCGSVKDVVEVKNLSAEADSSEILFILIDLYNDRYYINTTAHPSMKNVLVLTMPDTRNYTINSDPKSNNTMNDYMAAYHDSVVLVSQVIKDIITNPHSEAHKMPYVTVNYLRNISFNGIAGNYRLDKRGDRDVNLSVIYTTNDYKYRILFEYDTEHNVTMQVEDHPSFVWGNRLPDFRPDEVRPSTILDTVVIILAVTVVVVAIIAFIFYRQNRRDRLLRKGWSISHIPSDLVKLLEDNSLNQVYLKIEERKKDYKIRRALYDKKVVILKELNHSDGNFNVTQKMELHALLQIDYYNLTKFYGTVKFDQGVFGVFEYGERGSLRYVLNDKVSYPEETFMDWEFKISVMYDIAKGMSYLHASAIQVHGRLKSTNCVVDNRMGVKITDFGCNSFLKPGRDLWTAPEHLRKQGTSQKGDVYSFAIIAQEIVLRKSTFYTECCSDRAEKLSKVIMSYFRPDLDFDTATEKEVEVYMLIKSCWEEDAEKRPDFKKVESCLGKIISKIYNKDNESYMDNMIRRLQMYSKNLEHLVGERTALYKTERDRADRLNFMLLPRPVVKSLKETGVVEPELYDEVTIYFSDIVGFTTLCQYSTPMEVVDMLNDIYKGFDSILDHHDVYKVETIGDAYMVASGLPNRNGNRHAVDICRMALDILAFMGNFQLRHLPGIPVWIRIGVHSGLCAAGVVGVKMPRYCLFGDMVNTASRMESTGHPLRIHVSQPTINILTRTDCKFEYEYRGETYLKGKGTETTYWLTGETGADYDLPAPPTTENFQRLQQDLAHMILACLERRHRGSVRRKRPLLSRREDEDKGRGSVVEPPEYLHLATVDNTLSTFL, from the exons ATGGGGCACtttcag CGCGAGAGGCCGAATCCAGCGAAAATGGCTCTAGGGAGGTGGTTCTTGTGGTTGTGCACTCTTGGGACTCTCATGGCATCGCATCACGGTATCCAACAGTGTTTAAGAGGCGTCTCTATGAACGTGATCCTCCTGGACGACGAGGAGTCTCCCTGGAGCTTAAAGTTTGTCCGGGGACAAATACTGAAGGCCTTGAAGTCGGAGTCC TTAATAAATCTTGCTGACA ACACAAATTTCAATTTCACGGTGAAATTTGGTGGTTTCAACACAACCTACTATCAAAAAAGAGGCTGTCACAGCAGTGCGTGTGAAGGAGTTGCCGAGTTAAAAAATCTAATG CACTCAAATAGCCTGGGCTGCGCCGTGCTGGGCCCCACGTGCACGTACGCCACTTTCCCCTTGGTCGA CGCTGAGAAGGGCCTAAAATTAAGCACGCCCATCATCTCGGCTGGCAGCTTTGGAACGGCCTGTGACAACACGCTCAACCTGCAGCGCCTCCTGCCGCCCGCCCGCAAAATCTCAGACTTTTTCGTCCACTTCTGGAAAGACGAAAAACCCCTCAAGCCGATGTGGGAGACAGCTTATGTGTATAAGTTACACACGAGCACGGAGGATTGCTTTTG GTATATAAATGCACTGGAATCAGCCCCAGACATGTTTGCTCAGAAGGTGGATAGAACGATGCTGCGCAAACCAGAGGACCTCAAAACCGTCCTGTCGTTGGGCAGGAACAGGACAAGCAACT TGTTCATCATGTGCGGCTCCGTGAAGGACGTTGTGGAGGTGAAGAATCTCTCAGCAGAAGCGGACAGCAGTGAAATTCTCTTCATCCTTATCGATCTTTACAA TGATCGGTACTACATCAACACTACGGCTCATCCCTCCATGAAGAATGTATTGGTGCTCACCATGCCCGACACCAGGAATTACACTATCAACTCAGACCCGAAAAGCAACAACACA ATGAACGACTACATGGCAGCATACCACGACTCAGTGGTACTGGTTAGTCAGGTGATTAAGGACATAATTACAAATCCTCACTCAGAAGCTCATAAGATGCCATATGTTACTGTGAATTACCTCCGGAACATCTCCTTTAACG GCATCGCCGGGAACTATCGGCTTGACAAGCGGGGAGACCGAGACGTGAATCTCTCTGTCATTTACACCACCAATGATTACAAG TATCGTATTTTATTTGAGTATGACACAGAGCACAACGTGACCATGCAAGTTGAGGACCACCCATCCTTTGTCTGGGGGAACAGACTTCCGGATTTCAGACCGGATGAAG TTCGTCCCTCAACGATACTTGACACCGTCGTCATCATCTTGGCAGTGACCGTGGTGGTGGTGGCCATCATCGCTTTCATATTCTACAG ACAGAACCGAAGAGATCGTCTCCTGAGGAAAGGCTGGTCCATCTCCCACATCCCCTCTGACCTCGTCAAGCTGCTGGAGGACAACTCACTCAACCAAGTCTACCTGAAG attgaagagagaaaaaaggattACAAGATCCGCCGTGCACTCTATGATAAAAAG GTTGTCATCCTGAAGGAGCTCAACCACTCGGACGGGAACTTCAATGTGACCCAGAAAATGGAACTTCACGCG CTCCTGCAAATCGACTATTACAACCTCACCAAGTTCTACGGCACAGTGAAGTTTGATCAGGGCGTGTTTGGGGTGTTCGAGTATGGCGAGCGGGGGTCGCTCAGG TATGTGCTGAATGACAAGGTGTCCTATCCAGAGGAGACGTTCATGGACTGGGAGTTCAAGATCTCCGTCATGTATGACATCGCCAAG GGCATGTCCTACCTCCACGCCAGTGCCATCCAGGtgcacggccgcctcaagtccacCAACTGCGTGGTGGACAACCGCATGGGGGTGAAGATCACGGATTTCGGCTGCAACTCTTTCCTCAAGCCTGGCAGAG ACTTGTGGACGGCGCCCGAGCACTTGAGGAAACAGGGCACCTCGCAAAAAGGAGACGTGTACAGTTTCGCCATCATCGCTCAGGAGATCGTTCTCAGGAAATCCACCTTCTACACCGAATGTTGTTCTGACCGTGCAG AAAAGTTATCAAAGGTCATCATGAGCTACTTCAGACCTGATCTGGACTTTGACACGGCTACAGAGAAAGAAGTTGAG GTATACATGCTTATAAAAAGCTGCTGGGAGGAGGATGCTGAGAAAAGACCGGATTTCAAGAAGGTAGAAAGCTGTTTGGGCAAAATCATCAG tAAAATTTACAACAAAGACAACGAGAGCTACATGGACAACATGATACGTCGCCTGCAGATGTATTCCAAAAACCTGGAGCACCTGGTGGGGGAGAGAACGGCCCTTTACAAAACAGAGAGGGACCGAGCGGACCGCCTCAACTTCATGCTTCTTCCACG CCCTGTGGTCAAGAGCCTGAAGGAGACGGGCGTGGTGGAGCCTGAGCTGTACGACGAGGTGACCATTTATTTCAGCGACATCGTGGGCTTCACCACGCTGTGCCAGTACAGCACGCCCATGGAGGTGGTGGACATGCTCAACGACATCTACAAGGGCTTCGACAGCATCCTGGACCACCACGATGTCTACAAG GTGGAGACAATCGGCGACGCCTACATGGTGGCGTCTGGTCTACCAAACCGTAACGGCAACAGGCATGCAGTGGATATCTGCCGCATGGCCTTGGACATTTTGGCCTTCATGGGTAACTTCCAGCTCAGACATCTGCCTGGCATCCCTGTGTGGATACGAATCGGCGTGCACTCAG GTCTGTGCGCAGCAGGCGTGGTCGGGGTCAAGATGCCCAGATATTGTTTATTCGGCGATATGGTCAACACGGCGTCTCGAATGGAGTCTACGGGACACC CCCTGCGGATCCACGTCAGTCAGCCAACTATTAATATCCTGACGAGGACAGACTGCAAGTTTGAGTACGAGTACAGGGGTGAAACGTATCTAAAG GGTAAAGGAACAGAGACAACCTACTGGTTGACTGGTGAGACGGGTGCAGACTACGACCTCCCAGCTCCTCCCACAAC GGAGAACTTCCAGCGGCTCCAGCAGGACCTCGCCCACATGATACTGGCATGTCTGGAGCGACGTCACCGAGGGTCCGTGCGCCGAAAGAGGCCACTTCTGAGTCGGCGCGAGGATGAGGACAAGGGGCGAGGGTCCGTGGTGGAACCCCCAGAATACTTGCATCTGGCCACTGTGGATAACACGCTGAGCACCTTCCTGTAG